From a single Ascaphus truei isolate aAscTru1 chromosome 2, aAscTru1.hap1, whole genome shotgun sequence genomic region:
- the C1GALT1 gene encoding glycoprotein-N-acetylgalactosamine 3-beta-galactosyltransferase 1 isoform X1, with amino-acid sequence MAITKSVLNVAVFSFGVAIGFVFCYVIFSLVLEEKGESPPDILHNDPHGRHAGGEAARGDQLAGQMDFNADAQQHNDEDTETADDLSKKVRILCWVMTAPQNLEKKAKHVKATWAQRCNKVLYMSSEENKDFPTVGLDTKEGRDQLYWKTIKAFQYVHDHHLHEADWFMKADDDTYVVLDNLRLLLSKHKPEEPIYFGRRFKPYVKQGYMSGGAGYVLSKEALKRFVTAFKEEKCSHSSSVEDLALGKCMETIHVLAGDSRDSIGKETFHPFVPEHHLIQGYLPRTFWYWNYNYYPPIEGPGCCSDLAVSFHYVDSTTMYQLEYFVHHLRPYGYKFRYNPDALRNPIEQNVKEAADEVKGVKAMV; translated from the exons ATGGCCATCACGAAGTCCGTGCTGAATGTGGCCGTCTTCTCCTTCGGGGTAGCGATCGGGTTTGTTTTCTGCTACGTGATCTTCAGCCTGGTcctggaggagaagggggagagcccGCCTGACATCCTGCACAACGACCCCCACGGGAGGCACGCGGGGGGGGAGGCGGCCCGCGGGGATCAGCTCGCGGGGCAGATGGACTTCAACGCAGATGCCCAGCAGCACAACG ATGAGGACACAGAAACAGCTGATGATCTTTCAAAAAAGGTGAGAATCCTATGCTGGGTAATGACGGCGCCTCAGAACCTGGAGAAGAAGGCCAAGCATGTTAAAGCCACTTGGGCCCAACGGTGCAATAAAGTTTTATACATGAGCTCCGAAGAGAACAAGGACTTCCCCACGGTGGGATTGGATactaaagagggcagagaccagCTTTATTGGAAAACTATTAAAGCCTTTCAGTATGTACATGACCATCACCTGCATGAAGCAGACTGGTTTATGAAAGCAGATGATGATACATATGTTGTTCTGGATAATTTGAGATTGCTGCTGTCAAAGCACAAACCTGAGGAACCTATTTACTTCGGGAGGCGATTTAAGCCTTATGTAAAGCAAGGCTACATGAGTGGAGGAGCTGGTTATGTGCTAAGTAAAGAAGCTTTAAAGAGGTTTGTTACTGCATTCAAAGAGGAGAAATGTTCACACAGCTCTTCGGTGGAAGATCTCGCTTTAGGGAAATGTATGGAGACTATTCATGTCCTAGCTGGAGATTCCAGAGATAGTATTGGAAAAGAAACATTCCATCCCTTTGTCCCAGAACATCACCTTATCCAGGGTTACCTGCCAAGGACTTTCTGGTACTGGAATTACAACTATTATCCTCCAATTGAG GGCCCCGGCTGCTGCTCTGATCTGGCAGTTTCTTTTCACTATGTGGACTCAACAACTATGTATCAATTAGAATATTTTGTTCATCATCTCCGACCTTATGGATACAAGTTTAGATACAACCCTGACGCACTGAGAAATCCAATAGAGCAAAATGTGAAGGAAGCGGCTGATGAAGTAAAAGGTGTAAAAGCAATGGTGTGA
- the C1GALT1 gene encoding glycoprotein-N-acetylgalactosamine 3-beta-galactosyltransferase 1 isoform X2, translating into MLNQYASKGKHDEDTETADDLSKKVRILCWVMTAPQNLEKKAKHVKATWAQRCNKVLYMSSEENKDFPTVGLDTKEGRDQLYWKTIKAFQYVHDHHLHEADWFMKADDDTYVVLDNLRLLLSKHKPEEPIYFGRRFKPYVKQGYMSGGAGYVLSKEALKRFVTAFKEEKCSHSSSVEDLALGKCMETIHVLAGDSRDSIGKETFHPFVPEHHLIQGYLPRTFWYWNYNYYPPIEGPGCCSDLAVSFHYVDSTTMYQLEYFVHHLRPYGYKFRYNPDALRNPIEQNVKEAADEVKGVKAMV; encoded by the exons ATGCTGAATCAATATGCTTCAAAAGGAAAGCACG ATGAGGACACAGAAACAGCTGATGATCTTTCAAAAAAGGTGAGAATCCTATGCTGGGTAATGACGGCGCCTCAGAACCTGGAGAAGAAGGCCAAGCATGTTAAAGCCACTTGGGCCCAACGGTGCAATAAAGTTTTATACATGAGCTCCGAAGAGAACAAGGACTTCCCCACGGTGGGATTGGATactaaagagggcagagaccagCTTTATTGGAAAACTATTAAAGCCTTTCAGTATGTACATGACCATCACCTGCATGAAGCAGACTGGTTTATGAAAGCAGATGATGATACATATGTTGTTCTGGATAATTTGAGATTGCTGCTGTCAAAGCACAAACCTGAGGAACCTATTTACTTCGGGAGGCGATTTAAGCCTTATGTAAAGCAAGGCTACATGAGTGGAGGAGCTGGTTATGTGCTAAGTAAAGAAGCTTTAAAGAGGTTTGTTACTGCATTCAAAGAGGAGAAATGTTCACACAGCTCTTCGGTGGAAGATCTCGCTTTAGGGAAATGTATGGAGACTATTCATGTCCTAGCTGGAGATTCCAGAGATAGTATTGGAAAAGAAACATTCCATCCCTTTGTCCCAGAACATCACCTTATCCAGGGTTACCTGCCAAGGACTTTCTGGTACTGGAATTACAACTATTATCCTCCAATTGAG GGCCCCGGCTGCTGCTCTGATCTGGCAGTTTCTTTTCACTATGTGGACTCAACAACTATGTATCAATTAGAATATTTTGTTCATCATCTCCGACCTTATGGATACAAGTTTAGATACAACCCTGACGCACTGAGAAATCCAATAGAGCAAAATGTGAAGGAAGCGGCTGATGAAGTAAAAGGTGTAAAAGCAATGGTGTGA